A genomic region of Rhodococcus oxybenzonivorans contains the following coding sequences:
- a CDS encoding protein kinase domain-containing protein, with amino-acid sequence MAEVKPPVTRPMPDIAAELASVGFVEAEEVGHGGFGVVYRCRQPTLDRTVAVKVLTTDRDSENLARFFREQHAMGRLSGHPNIVTIHQTGTLHSGQPYIVTPFYERDSLATRIRRSGPIDLSHALHIAVKLAGALEAAHRLDVLHRDVKPGNILLTDYGEPELSDFGIAHVAGGFGTGAGTIIASPAFTAPEVLRGKPATVASDVYSLGATLFFAITGHAAFERVSGEDVVAQFDRITEHPVPDLRKNGIPGDVAAAIEHAMAADPADRALTAAAFGDELREIERRGGGVVDEMALPRECGGEPAPRHEEVIRAPSAIKLVSDVTSFVGRRREMAETKRLLSSKRLVTLTGVGGVGKTRLATQVARELSGAFGDGVYLVELAHVSEPDLVPHEIAAALRIRDQSTRSIEDVLVAYLERKHLLLVLDNCEHLVEVCGRLVGGMLRAAPQLTILATSREPLGVLGEHCRIVPPLSFPSIADITSTPGRRGYGHEALDLFEERVREVQPAFQLDSASMPAAAELCRQLDGLPLAIELAVAHLRALSLDQIVGRLGDRFRLLTSGNRGGPGRHQTLRAMVDWSFELCSAQERLLWSRLSVFVGGFDLEAIEAVCVGEDLGADEIILVLTGLINKSIVIRDGTGAEVHYRMLETILAYGREHLVASGDEPVFRRRHRDYYLHLAELCNETWFGPDQVKWVNRLQRVQSNLWAALDSCLSPSAESAAGLRMVAMLCYYWNCGHEQEGRYWIDRMLCLNKRPTRERANALWVNGWIAMDQGDNVSARAYFDECIRLADQLDDQAARMWAQQFLGSAEQFRGNFSRAEELLAEPTAFHKKQGVVNSLTLVGVSQLAFVLTMLGKADRAIQLCNQCRAACEPVGEQWTLSWALWVSGLAHWTRSEHRKARADLTAALDMKYDLNDQLGMSACVELLAWIAAEEGRSRLACQLFGAARILWSSVGGSPLFGQEVLIDHSDRYVERIRKALGVKTFYEEYRRGEHLLVQEAIALASRQSETSTGSGSSVLEEVGLTRREAEVARLVARGLTNKEIADRLFIAQRTAEGHVERTLAKLGFKSRTQVAAWLSKEENGR; translated from the coding sequence CAGGCTGTCAGGGCATCCGAACATCGTCACCATCCACCAGACCGGCACGCTGCACAGCGGGCAGCCGTACATCGTGACGCCCTTCTATGAGCGCGATTCTCTGGCGACGCGGATTCGGCGGAGCGGACCGATCGATCTGTCCCACGCCCTTCATATCGCCGTCAAGTTGGCGGGAGCGTTGGAGGCTGCGCACCGCCTCGATGTCCTGCACCGCGACGTTAAACCCGGAAACATACTCCTAACGGACTATGGTGAACCTGAGCTGAGCGATTTCGGCATCGCACACGTTGCCGGTGGATTCGGAACTGGCGCGGGCACGATCATCGCTTCGCCGGCCTTCACGGCGCCGGAGGTCTTAAGGGGCAAGCCGGCGACGGTCGCGTCCGATGTATACAGCCTCGGAGCAACGCTGTTCTTCGCGATCACCGGACATGCGGCGTTCGAACGCGTTAGCGGCGAGGACGTCGTCGCCCAATTCGACCGCATCACCGAACACCCCGTTCCGGATCTGCGCAAAAATGGCATCCCAGGAGATGTGGCAGCCGCCATCGAACATGCGATGGCCGCCGACCCCGCGGATCGAGCCTTGACGGCCGCTGCGTTCGGTGACGAGCTGCGTGAGATTGAACGACGAGGCGGCGGCGTGGTGGACGAAATGGCACTTCCTCGAGAGTGCGGGGGGGAGCCCGCACCGCGGCACGAGGAGGTGATTCGCGCGCCGTCGGCCATCAAGCTCGTCAGCGACGTCACCAGCTTCGTGGGACGTCGCCGCGAGATGGCCGAAACAAAGCGCCTTTTGTCATCCAAGCGGCTCGTGACGCTCACCGGCGTAGGGGGTGTGGGCAAGACCAGGCTAGCGACACAAGTCGCGCGCGAATTGAGCGGGGCGTTCGGCGATGGCGTGTACCTGGTTGAACTGGCACACGTGTCCGAACCTGATCTGGTGCCACACGAGATCGCGGCGGCACTGCGGATCCGTGATCAGTCCACGCGCTCCATCGAGGATGTCCTCGTCGCATATCTGGAACGTAAACACCTCCTGCTGGTTCTTGACAACTGCGAACACTTGGTCGAAGTGTGCGGAAGACTGGTCGGTGGCATGCTTCGAGCTGCGCCACAATTGACCATCCTGGCTACCAGCCGAGAACCACTTGGGGTGCTCGGCGAGCATTGCCGCATCGTGCCGCCCCTGTCGTTCCCCTCCATCGCCGACATCACGTCCACGCCGGGCCGTCGCGGATATGGTCACGAGGCACTCGACCTGTTCGAAGAACGGGTCCGGGAGGTCCAGCCGGCATTCCAATTGGACTCCGCGTCGATGCCGGCCGCAGCGGAGCTGTGCCGGCAGTTGGATGGGTTGCCGTTGGCCATCGAACTGGCGGTGGCGCACCTGCGCGCATTGTCGCTAGACCAGATAGTCGGACGACTCGGTGATCGCTTTCGACTTCTGACCTCAGGGAATCGCGGAGGACCGGGTCGCCATCAGACACTTCGGGCGATGGTTGATTGGAGCTTCGAACTCTGTTCGGCGCAAGAAAGACTGCTGTGGTCCAGACTTTCCGTATTTGTGGGTGGGTTTGACCTGGAAGCGATCGAAGCCGTCTGTGTCGGCGAGGATCTCGGCGCGGACGAAATTATCCTGGTTTTAACAGGATTGATAAACAAATCAATTGTGATACGGGACGGAACCGGTGCCGAAGTCCACTATCGCATGCTCGAGACGATCCTGGCCTACGGGCGGGAACATCTTGTGGCGTCCGGGGATGAACCGGTGTTTCGACGACGTCATCGGGACTATTATCTGCATCTTGCCGAGCTGTGTAACGAGACCTGGTTCGGTCCGGATCAGGTGAAATGGGTAAATCGACTCCAACGTGTGCAGTCAAATCTTTGGGCCGCCCTGGATTCCTGCCTAAGCCCTTCCGCCGAGTCGGCAGCCGGACTCCGCATGGTGGCCATGCTGTGCTACTACTGGAATTGTGGCCATGAGCAGGAGGGCCGATACTGGATCGACCGTATGCTGTGCTTGAATAAGCGGCCAACCCGCGAGCGTGCGAATGCTTTGTGGGTCAATGGCTGGATCGCAATGGATCAGGGCGATAATGTCTCCGCTCGCGCATATTTCGACGAGTGCATCCGGCTCGCTGATCAGCTGGACGACCAAGCCGCTCGCATGTGGGCGCAACAGTTCCTTGGTTCGGCGGAACAGTTTCGCGGGAACTTCTCTCGCGCGGAAGAGCTTCTTGCTGAACCCACCGCATTTCACAAGAAACAAGGCGTTGTAAATTCACTCACTTTGGTCGGGGTCTCGCAGCTGGCGTTCGTATTGACCATGTTAGGGAAAGCCGACCGGGCGATCCAGTTGTGCAATCAGTGCCGGGCCGCCTGTGAACCCGTAGGAGAACAATGGACGCTCTCTTGGGCCCTGTGGGTATCCGGTCTGGCGCATTGGACACGAAGTGAACATCGAAAGGCACGTGCCGACCTGACGGCTGCGCTGGATATGAAATACGATCTGAACGACCAACTGGGCATGTCTGCGTGCGTCGAGTTACTCGCCTGGATCGCGGCCGAGGAAGGCCGGTCACGGCTGGCATGCCAGTTGTTCGGCGCCGCACGCATATTGTGGTCCTCGGTCGGCGGGAGCCCGCTGTTCGGACAGGAGGTCCTGATCGATCACAGCGATCGTTACGTCGAACGCATCCGGAAAGCGCTGGGGGTGAAGACCTTCTATGAAGAATACCGCCGCGGCGAGCATTTGCTCGTGCAGGAGGCGATCGCGCTCGCCAGCCGACAGTCGGAAACGAGTACTGGATCCGGCTCCTCGGTGCTTGAGGAGGTGGGCCTCACTCGACGAGAGGCTGAGGTCGCACGGCTCGTGGCCCGGGGTCTGACGAACAAAGAGATAGCGGACCGACTCTTCATCGCGCAACGCACGGCCGAGGGTCATGTCGAGCGCACGCTCGCTAAATTAGGTTTCAAGTCTCGTACGCAGGTCGCGGCGTGGCTTTCTAAGGAGGAAAACGGTCGCTGA